From Pan troglodytes isolate AG18354 chromosome 9, NHGRI_mPanTro3-v2.0_pri, whole genome shotgun sequence, the proteins below share one genomic window:
- the MS4A15 gene encoding membrane-spanning 4-domains subfamily A member 15 isoform X4: MHMGDNHHCHYYLPSLCFPGSLSTMSAAPASNGVFVVIPPNNASGLCPPPAILPTSMCQPPGIMQFEEPPLGAQTPRATQPPDLQPVETFLTGEPKVLGTVQILIGLIHLSFGSVLLMVRRGHVGIFFTEGGVPFWGGACFIISGSLSVAAKKNHTSCLVRSSLGTNILSVMAAFAGTAILLMEFGVTNRPVIFLPNAFSADFNIPSPAASAPPAYDNVAYAQGVV, from the exons ATGCACATGGGTGACAATCATCATTGCCATTATTATCTCCCAAGCCTTTGTTTTCCAGGCTCTCTCAGCACGATGTCTGCAGCTCCCGCCAGCAATGGAGTGTTTGTTGTCATCCCGCCAAACAATGCCAGTGGCCTCTGCCCACCTCCAGCCATTCTGCCCACATCCATGTGCCAACCTCCAGGGATTATGCAGTTTGAGGAGCCACCGCTGGGGGCACAGACACCAAGGGCCACACAGCCACCTGACTTGCAGCCCGTGGAGACATTCCTGACAGGAGAGCCCAAAGTTTTGGGG ACGGTGCAGATCCTCATCGGCCTCATCCACCTGAGCTTTGGCAGCGTGCTGCTCATGGTTCGCCGCGGCCACGTGGGCATCTTCTTCACCGAGGGCGGCGTCCCCTTCTGGGGAGGAGCCTGC TTCATCATCTCCGGATCCCTCTCAGTGGCAGCCAAGAAGAACCACACCAGTTGCCTG gtgaggagcagcctgggcaccaaCATCCTCAGCGTCATGGCGGCCTTTGCTGGGACAGCCATTCTGCTCATGGAGTTTGGTGTTACTAACCGG CCTGTGATCTTCCTGCCAAACGCCTTCAGCGCAGACTTCAACATCCCCAGCCCGGCAGCCTCTGCGCCCCCTGCCTATGACAATGTGGCATATGCCCAAGGAGTCGTCTGA
- the MS4A15 gene encoding membrane-spanning 4-domains subfamily A member 15 isoform X6 — translation MHMGDNHHCHYYLPSLCFPGSLSTMSAAPASNGVFVVIPPNNASGLCPPPAILPTSMCQPPGIMQFEEPPLGAQTPRATQPPDLQPVETFLTGEPKVLGTVQILIGLIHLSFGSVLLMVRRGHVGIFFTEGGVPFWGGACFIISGSLSVAAKKNHTSCLHFRGPAKCQGRGTTQADQTQTVHVQEKKTGILFQYTSQGGK, via the exons ATGCACATGGGTGACAATCATCATTGCCATTATTATCTCCCAAGCCTTTGTTTTCCAGGCTCTCTCAGCACGATGTCTGCAGCTCCCGCCAGCAATGGAGTGTTTGTTGTCATCCCGCCAAACAATGCCAGTGGCCTCTGCCCACCTCCAGCCATTCTGCCCACATCCATGTGCCAACCTCCAGGGATTATGCAGTTTGAGGAGCCACCGCTGGGGGCACAGACACCAAGGGCCACACAGCCACCTGACTTGCAGCCCGTGGAGACATTCCTGACAGGAGAGCCCAAAGTTTTGGGG ACGGTGCAGATCCTCATCGGCCTCATCCACCTGAGCTTTGGCAGCGTGCTGCTCATGGTTCGCCGCGGCCACGTGGGCATCTTCTTCACCGAGGGCGGCGTCCCCTTCTGGGGAGGAGCCTGC TTCATCATCTCCGGATCCCTCTCAGTGGCAGCCAAGAAGAACCACACCAGTTGCCTG CACTTCAGGGGACCTGCAAAGTGCCAGGGGAGGGGCACCACCCAGGCAGACCAGACGCAGACTGTGCATGTCCAGGAGAAGAAGACAGGGATACTCTTTCAATACACAAGCCAGGGTGGAAAGTGA
- the MS4A15 gene encoding membrane-spanning 4-domains subfamily A member 15 isoform X3, with amino-acid sequence MHMGDNHHCHYYLPSLCFPGSLSTMSAAPASNGVFVVIPPNNASGLCPPPAILPTSMCQPPGIMQFEEPPLGAQTPRATQPPDLQPVETFLTGEPKVLGTVQILIGLIHLSFGSVLLMVRRGHVGIFFTEGGVPFWGGACFIISGSLSVAAKKNHTSCLVRSSLGTNILSVMAAFAGTAILLMEFGVTNRDVDRGYLAVLTIFTVLEFFTAVIATHFGCQAIHAQASAPVIFLPNAFSADFNIPSPAASAPPAYDNVAYAQGVV; translated from the exons ATGCACATGGGTGACAATCATCATTGCCATTATTATCTCCCAAGCCTTTGTTTTCCAGGCTCTCTCAGCACGATGTCTGCAGCTCCCGCCAGCAATGGAGTGTTTGTTGTCATCCCGCCAAACAATGCCAGTGGCCTCTGCCCACCTCCAGCCATTCTGCCCACATCCATGTGCCAACCTCCAGGGATTATGCAGTTTGAGGAGCCACCGCTGGGGGCACAGACACCAAGGGCCACACAGCCACCTGACTTGCAGCCCGTGGAGACATTCCTGACAGGAGAGCCCAAAGTTTTGGGG ACGGTGCAGATCCTCATCGGCCTCATCCACCTGAGCTTTGGCAGCGTGCTGCTCATGGTTCGCCGCGGCCACGTGGGCATCTTCTTCACCGAGGGCGGCGTCCCCTTCTGGGGAGGAGCCTGC TTCATCATCTCCGGATCCCTCTCAGTGGCAGCCAAGAAGAACCACACCAGTTGCCTG gtgaggagcagcctgggcaccaaCATCCTCAGCGTCATGGCGGCCTTTGCTGGGACAGCCATTCTGCTCATGGAGTTTGGTGTTACTAACCGG GATGTAGACAGGGGCTATCTGGCCGTGCTTACTATCTTCACTGTCCTGGAGTTCTTCACAGCGGTCATTGCCACGCACTTCGGGTGCCAAGCCATCCATGCCCAGGCCAGTGCA CCTGTGATCTTCCTGCCAAACGCCTTCAGCGCAGACTTCAACATCCCCAGCCCGGCAGCCTCTGCGCCCCCTGCCTATGACAATGTGGCATATGCCCAAGGAGTCGTCTGA
- the MS4A15 gene encoding membrane-spanning 4-domains subfamily A member 15 isoform X2, whose translation MSAAPASNGVFVVIPPNNASGLCPPPAILPTSMCQPPGIMQFEEPPLGAQTPRATQPPDLQPVETFLTGEPKVLGTVQILIGLIHLSFGSVLLMVRRGHVGIFFTEGGVPFWGGACFIISGSLSVAAKKNHTSCLVRSSLGTNILSVMAAFAGTAILLMEFGVTNRDVDRGYLAVLTIFTVLEFFTAVIATHFGCQAIHAQASAPVIFLPNAFSADFNIPSPAASAPPAYDNVAYAQGVV comes from the exons ATGTCTGCAGCTCCCGCCAGCAATGGAGTGTTTGTTGTCATCCCGCCAAACAATGCCAGTGGCCTCTGCCCACCTCCAGCCATTCTGCCCACATCCATGTGCCAACCTCCAGGGATTATGCAGTTTGAGGAGCCACCGCTGGGGGCACAGACACCAAGGGCCACACAGCCACCTGACTTGCAGCCCGTGGAGACATTCCTGACAGGAGAGCCCAAAGTTTTGGGG ACGGTGCAGATCCTCATCGGCCTCATCCACCTGAGCTTTGGCAGCGTGCTGCTCATGGTTCGCCGCGGCCACGTGGGCATCTTCTTCACCGAGGGCGGCGTCCCCTTCTGGGGAGGAGCCTGC TTCATCATCTCCGGATCCCTCTCAGTGGCAGCCAAGAAGAACCACACCAGTTGCCTG gtgaggagcagcctgggcaccaaCATCCTCAGCGTCATGGCGGCCTTTGCTGGGACAGCCATTCTGCTCATGGAGTTTGGTGTTACTAACCGG GATGTAGACAGGGGCTATCTGGCCGTGCTTACTATCTTCACTGTCCTGGAGTTCTTCACAGCGGTCATTGCCACGCACTTCGGGTGCCAAGCCATCCATGCCCAGGCCAGTGCA CCTGTGATCTTCCTGCCAAACGCCTTCAGCGCAGACTTCAACATCCCCAGCCCGGCAGCCTCTGCGCCCCCTGCCTATGACAATGTGGCATATGCCCAAGGAGTCGTCTGA
- the MS4A15 gene encoding membrane-spanning 4-domains subfamily A member 15 isoform X5 — MSAAPASNGVFVVIPPNNASGLCPPPAILPTSMCQPPGIMQFEEPPLGAQTPRATQPPDLQPVETFLTGEPKVLGTVQILIGLIHLSFGSVLLMVRRGHVGIFFTEGGVPFWGGACFIISGSLSVAAKKNHTSCLVRSSLGTNILSVMAAFAGTAILLMEFGVTNRPVIFLPNAFSADFNIPSPAASAPPAYDNVAYAQGVV, encoded by the exons ATGTCTGCAGCTCCCGCCAGCAATGGAGTGTTTGTTGTCATCCCGCCAAACAATGCCAGTGGCCTCTGCCCACCTCCAGCCATTCTGCCCACATCCATGTGCCAACCTCCAGGGATTATGCAGTTTGAGGAGCCACCGCTGGGGGCACAGACACCAAGGGCCACACAGCCACCTGACTTGCAGCCCGTGGAGACATTCCTGACAGGAGAGCCCAAAGTTTTGGGG ACGGTGCAGATCCTCATCGGCCTCATCCACCTGAGCTTTGGCAGCGTGCTGCTCATGGTTCGCCGCGGCCACGTGGGCATCTTCTTCACCGAGGGCGGCGTCCCCTTCTGGGGAGGAGCCTGC TTCATCATCTCCGGATCCCTCTCAGTGGCAGCCAAGAAGAACCACACCAGTTGCCTG gtgaggagcagcctgggcaccaaCATCCTCAGCGTCATGGCGGCCTTTGCTGGGACAGCCATTCTGCTCATGGAGTTTGGTGTTACTAACCGG CCTGTGATCTTCCTGCCAAACGCCTTCAGCGCAGACTTCAACATCCCCAGCCCGGCAGCCTCTGCGCCCCCTGCCTATGACAATGTGGCATATGCCCAAGGAGTCGTCTGA
- the MS4A15 gene encoding membrane-spanning 4-domains subfamily A member 15 isoform X1: MDQSRKQEAGWLRELCFVGPVGCGELAFSLKVSIGFCNNIASKEQNLSFFPSRQQAGGQGQPRSPRGRQGAVWNRARSTEPRGFRQTVQILIGLIHLSFGSVLLMVRRGHVGIFFTEGGVPFWGGACFIISGSLSVAAKKNHTSCLVRSSLGTNILSVMAAFAGTAILLMEFGVTNRDVDRGYLAVLTIFTVLEFFTAVIATHFGCQAIHAQASAPVIFLPNAFSADFNIPSPAASAPPAYDNVAYAQGVV, encoded by the exons ATGGATCAGAGCAGAAAGCAGGAGGCAGGCTGGCTGAGAGAGCTGTGCTTTGTGGGTCCCGTAGGCTGCGGGGAACTAGCTTTCTCCTTAAAAGTGTCTATTGGTTTCTGTAATAATATCGCCTCTAAAGAACAGAATCTGAGTTTCTTTCCCAGTCGCCAACAAGCTGGAGGGCAGGGCCAGCCACGCTCTCCGCGGGGCCGGCAGGGGGCGGTGTGGAACAGGGCCCGCAGCACTGAGCCTCGGGGCTTCCGGCAGACGGTGCAGATCCTCATCGGCCTCATCCACCTGAGCTTTGGCAGCGTGCTGCTCATGGTTCGCCGCGGCCACGTGGGCATCTTCTTCACCGAGGGCGGCGTCCCCTTCTGGGGAGGAGCCTGC TTCATCATCTCCGGATCCCTCTCAGTGGCAGCCAAGAAGAACCACACCAGTTGCCTG gtgaggagcagcctgggcaccaaCATCCTCAGCGTCATGGCGGCCTTTGCTGGGACAGCCATTCTGCTCATGGAGTTTGGTGTTACTAACCGG GATGTAGACAGGGGCTATCTGGCCGTGCTTACTATCTTCACTGTCCTGGAGTTCTTCACAGCGGTCATTGCCACGCACTTCGGGTGCCAAGCCATCCATGCCCAGGCCAGTGCA CCTGTGATCTTCCTGCCAAACGCCTTCAGCGCAGACTTCAACATCCCCAGCCCGGCAGCCTCTGCGCCCCCTGCCTATGACAATGTGGCATATGCCCAAGGAGTCGTCTGA